The Meiothermus sp. CFH 77666 DNA window CCACCCGGGTGGTACAGATAGAGCCGGGCCCAATGCCCACCTTGACCGCATCGGCCCCGGCCTCGGCCAGCGCTCGAGCGCCCTCGGCGGTAGCCACATTACCGGCGATAATCTGCACTGCATCGCCAAAGGTTTGTTTGAGGTTCCGCAGGGCCTCCAGAATGCCCCGGCTATGGCCGTGAGCGCTGTCCAGCACCAGTACGTCTACCCCGGCCTCGACCAGCGCTTTGGCCCGGATGTCCAGATCCTTCGAGACCCCCACCGCAGCCCCCACCAGCAGCCGGCCCTGGGCATCCTTGGCGGCAAAGGGAAATTTCTGGCGCTTGGTCAGGTCTTTGAGCGTGAGCAGGCCCCGCAACCGCCCCTCGTGGTCTACCAGGGGAAGTTTCTCGATTTTGTGCTGGCGCAGCAGTTGCTCGGCCTCTTCCAGAATGGTGCCGGGCGGCGCAGTGATGAGGCGCTCCACCGGGGTCATGACCTCGGAGACCAGCCGCCCCATGTCGCGCTCGAAGCGCAGGTCGCGATTGGTAACCAAACCCAGAAGCTTGCCGTAGAAATCCACCACCGGCAGGCCGCCAATCTTGAACTCGCGCATCAGGCGCTCGGCATCTTCCAGGGTGGCATTGGGAGCCAGCGTGACGGGATCCTGGATCATGCCGGCCTCACTGCGCTTGACCTTACGCACCATAGCGGCCTGCTCCTCAGCGCTCATGTTTTTGTGAATGACCCCGATGCCCCCCTCGCGGGCCATGGCAATGGCCATCTCGGCCTCGGTGACGGTGTCCATGGCCGCCGAGAGGATGGGAATGTTGAGCCAGAGCTTTTTGGTCAGGCGGGTGCGGGTGTCCACCTCGCGGGGCAGTACCTCCGAGTAGGCCGGAATGAGCAGCACATCGTCGAAGGTCAGGCCTTCTTGCTGGATTTTTTCTGTTCTGGAACGGGGTTTGCTGGGGGTCTCGAGCATATTCCACGCAGTATAGCAGCCGTGCATGAAACCACCAACAGAGACCCCAGGAGCCTGCTGTAGTCGGTTGCCCCTATCGCGCTCTTCATCGTCGTGGCCACCCACGAAAACGGAAATGCGTCTGGGCCCCGACGCATGTTACTGGGCCGGGCGCGGCCCACGGGTGCTTATTCGAGTTTCCAGACGGCCACGGTTCATCCAGAACAAAGCCTTTTTGAACTTGGATAGCCCAAGGTGAAGGGCGCTCTGGCAAAGAACGCAGAGGCGAATAGCCCTCCGACAGCCCCGAAAAGACCCCTTAGCGCCCTACCATCTCCCTGGGCTTGGGGCTCTCGCCCAGGGCGTTCTCGCCGGTGAACTCGCGGCCCAGAATCAGGGTGTGGATGTCGTGGGTGCCCTCGTAGGTGTCCACGGTTTCCAGGTTCAGCATGTGGCGGATGGCGTGGTACTCGAGGGTAATCCCACTGCCCCCCAGGATTTCGCGGGCCGCCCTGGCCCCGTTGAGCGCAGCTCGCACGTTGTCGCGCTTGCCCAGCGAGACCTGCGCCGGCTTGAGCTTGCCGGCATCCTTGAGCTGGGCCAGCCGCCAGGCCAGCAGAAGGCCCTTGGTGTGGTCGGCGGCCATGCGGACGAGTTTTTCCTGCACGAGCTGCCGGCTGGCGATGGGCGCCCCAAAGGTGGTGCGGCTCTTGGCAAACTCGAGGGCCTCGGTATAAACCGCCTCCAGCGCACCCAAGGCCCCCCAGGCGATGCCATAGCGGGCCTGGGTAAGGCAGGAAAGCGGCCCCTTGAGTCCCTTTACCCCTGGCAGCATG harbors:
- the guaB gene encoding IMP dehydrogenase — protein: MLETPSKPRSRTEKIQQEGLTFDDVLLIPAYSEVLPREVDTRTRLTKKLWLNIPILSAAMDTVTEAEMAIAMAREGGIGVIHKNMSAEEQAAMVRKVKRSEAGMIQDPVTLAPNATLEDAERLMREFKIGGLPVVDFYGKLLGLVTNRDLRFERDMGRLVSEVMTPVERLITAPPGTILEEAEQLLRQHKIEKLPLVDHEGRLRGLLTLKDLTKRQKFPFAAKDAQGRLLVGAAVGVSKDLDIRAKALVEAGVDVLVLDSAHGHSRGILEALRNLKQTFGDAVQIIAGNVATAEGARALAEAGADAVKVGIGPGSICTTRVVTGVGVPQITAIMEAVAGLEGLDVPVVADGGIKYSGDVAKALAAGAHTVMLGSMLAGTQEAPGEEVLKDGRRYKLYRGMGSLGAMRQGSADRYFQDSGKAPGNVEAKKLVPEGIEGMVPYKGPVGDVLYQVVGGLRASMGYCGAPDLETFRRETRFTRITGAGLIESHPHGVTITKEAPNYSR